One window from the genome of Castellaniella sp. MT123 encodes:
- a CDS encoding IS256 family transposase: MPVKHKKPSIAAQAAAREARLPKLPEHLLDGLVEGPMSAMEVEDLIDAFGRAVIERAMGAEMNVHLGYRPGEDKPAAQTDERNGVSTKTLLTKHGSVQVQLPRDRDGSFEPVLIPKHERHFAGFDERIIALYARGMSVREIQAFLAETYGTNVSPELISEVTNEVMAETVAWQNRPLERMYPVVLFDALRVKIRTDGLVVNKAVYLALGIDANGERDVLGLWIEQTEGSKFWLKVFNELKNRGCQDILIAVVDGLKGLPEAINAVFPKTTVQTCIVHLMRNSLDYAGWKDRKLVAAALKPIYTAANEQQAREALQAFADGPWGTRYPTIVAAWERAWEHVVPFFIFPPDIRRVIYTTNAIENMNRQLRKIIKNRGQFPSDEAAVKLLWLALRNILAKPSRSVHTWKAAMNQFAILFGERFTEARD, from the coding sequence ATGCCCGTGAAACACAAGAAACCATCCATCGCGGCGCAGGCGGCCGCCCGCGAGGCGCGGCTGCCCAAGCTGCCTGAGCACCTACTGGACGGCCTGGTCGAAGGCCCGATGTCAGCCATGGAGGTCGAGGACCTGATCGATGCCTTCGGCCGCGCGGTCATCGAGCGGGCCATGGGTGCGGAGATGAACGTGCACCTGGGCTACCGCCCCGGTGAGGACAAGCCCGCCGCGCAGACCGATGAGCGCAACGGCGTGAGCACCAAGACGCTGCTGACCAAGCACGGTTCGGTGCAGGTACAGCTGCCCCGAGACCGCGACGGCAGCTTCGAGCCGGTGCTCATCCCCAAGCATGAACGCCATTTCGCCGGGTTCGATGAGCGCATCATTGCCCTGTATGCCCGTGGCATGAGCGTGCGCGAGATCCAGGCTTTTCTCGCCGAGACCTATGGCACGAACGTTTCGCCCGAGCTCATCAGCGAGGTGACCAACGAGGTGATGGCCGAGACCGTCGCCTGGCAGAACCGCCCCTTGGAGCGCATGTACCCGGTCGTCTTATTTGACGCACTGCGGGTGAAGATCCGCACTGATGGTTTGGTGGTCAACAAGGCCGTCTACCTGGCCCTGGGCATCGACGCCAACGGGGAACGCGACGTGCTGGGGCTGTGGATCGAACAAACCGAGGGCTCAAAATTCTGGCTCAAGGTCTTCAATGAACTGAAAAACCGAGGCTGCCAGGACATCCTGATCGCCGTGGTGGATGGCTTAAAGGGCCTGCCCGAGGCCATTAACGCGGTCTTCCCGAAGACGACGGTGCAGACCTGCATCGTGCACCTGATGCGCAACAGCTTGGATTACGCGGGCTGGAAGGACCGTAAATTGGTCGCTGCCGCGCTCAAGCCCATCTATACCGCCGCCAACGAACAGCAGGCCCGAGAGGCCCTGCAGGCCTTCGCCGATGGCCCCTGGGGTACCCGCTACCCGACCATTGTGGCCGCCTGGGAACGGGCTTGGGAGCATGTGGTGCCGTTCTTCATCTTCCCGCCCGATATCCGGCGAGTGATCTACACCACCAACGCCATCGAGAACATGAACCGGCAGCTGCGTAAAATTATCAAGAACCGGGGCCAGTTCCCCAGCGATGAGGCGGCTGTGAAGCTGCTGTGGCTGGCGCTCAGAAACATCCTGGCCAAGCCATCCCGATCCGTTCACACTTGGAAGGCGGCGATGAACCAGTTCGCCATTCTGTTCGGTGAACGGTTCACTGAGGCCAGGGATTAA
- a CDS encoding uracil-DNA glycosylase family protein — MNKPDKFSAKARIAANSGLTQAGHLTARADPDLDNTATAIARVLAGSLQVLAFPSASHVYNPLIYMWPAHREYMQRYGNLKGRILLVGMNPGPWGMAQTGVPFGAVSMARDWLKIEKPLGGPLPDQHEKYPITGFACHRSEGSGDRFWGWARRRFNSPDRFFQDIFVWNYCPLLFLRNNRNLVPEQLHKAEREPLFGICDAALNAVIHAIGPRVVVGIGRFAHGRAQAIAGDKVPTAYLLHPSPANPAANQGWADIADQTLAPWL; from the coding sequence ATGAACAAACCAGATAAGTTTTCCGCTAAGGCCCGCATCGCCGCTAATTCTGGTCTCACCCAGGCAGGACACCTGACCGCCAGAGCCGACCCCGACCTGGACAACACCGCCACCGCCATCGCGCGGGTCCTCGCGGGCAGCCTGCAGGTGCTGGCGTTCCCCAGCGCCAGCCACGTCTATAACCCACTGATCTACATGTGGCCGGCGCACCGTGAATACATGCAGCGGTACGGCAACCTGAAGGGCCGCATCCTGCTGGTCGGAATGAACCCCGGCCCTTGGGGCATGGCCCAGACCGGGGTCCCCTTTGGCGCGGTTTCCATGGCACGCGACTGGCTGAAGATCGAAAAACCCCTGGGCGGCCCACTGCCGGATCAGCACGAAAAATACCCGATCACCGGCTTTGCCTGCCACCGGAGCGAAGGCAGCGGGGATCGCTTCTGGGGCTGGGCGCGGCGGCGCTTTAATAGCCCCGACCGGTTCTTCCAGGACATTTTCGTCTGGAACTACTGCCCTCTGCTGTTTCTACGCAATAACCGCAATCTGGTCCCGGAACAATTGCACAAGGCGGAACGCGAACCGTTATTTGGCATCTGTGACGCAGCACTGAACGCCGTGATTCATGCGATCGGGCCCCGTGTCGTGGTTGGTATCGGACGCTTTGCCCATGGCCGCGCGCAGGCCATCGCGGGCGACAAGGTGCCGACGGCCTACCTGTTACACCCCAGCCCGGCCAATCCCGCCGCGAACCAGGGCTGGGCCGACATCGCTGACCAGACCCTGGCTCCTTGGCTGTGA
- the tehB gene encoding tellurite resistance methyltransferase TehB — translation MEDLNGRYGLTPAHSEVVKACELIEPCNTLDMGCSSGRNALYLSQRGFEVTAVDANPNAIATLQSIVDQEGIRTIRPQVYDIQQASIGADYGFIACTVTLMFLDPSRVSAVLSDMQHHTLPGGYNLIVCAMDTDAYPCPMNFPFTLKPGELSQAYAGWELVKYNEDPGTMHNGARLQFATMLARKPD, via the coding sequence ATGGAAGATTTGAACGGCCGCTACGGTCTGACCCCGGCCCACAGCGAAGTCGTGAAGGCGTGCGAGCTCATCGAGCCGTGCAATACCCTGGATATGGGGTGCTCGAGCGGGCGTAATGCTCTGTATCTGAGTCAGCGTGGTTTCGAGGTCACCGCTGTTGATGCCAACCCCAACGCCATAGCCACGTTGCAGTCCATCGTCGATCAGGAAGGAATCCGGACAATCAGGCCGCAGGTCTATGACATCCAGCAAGCCAGTATCGGTGCGGATTATGGCTTTATCGCCTGCACCGTGACCCTGATGTTCCTCGATCCGTCGCGTGTCAGCGCGGTGTTGTCCGACATGCAGCATCACACCCTGCCTGGGGGATACAACCTGATCGTCTGCGCGATGGATACCGACGCATATCCTTGCCCCATGAATTTCCCGTTTACCCTGAAGCCGGGTGAGCTGAGCCAAGCCTATGCGGGCTGGGAACTTGTCAAATACAACGAGGATCCGGGCACCATGCACAATGGGGCCCGCCTGCAGTTCGCCACGATGCTGGCGCGCAAACCGGATTAG
- a CDS encoding TRAP transporter large permease subunit: MLLTGMPVSIALGLTVLTYLFTMTQVPIESVAMKLFTGIENFEIMAIPFFILAGGFLTHGGVAKRMINFATSIIGHLHGGLGLAGVLACAMFAAISGSSPATVMAIGSIILPAMLQQGFPNKFGAGIITTSGSLGILIPPSIVMVLYSVSTNTSVGDLFIAGVVPGILLALLLGFVTWYMARKNNYPRFCEFEQHSPTTATGYALWGLLLCVGFTIVPPAIAIALLYGLLSLTAPAVAQGIGLFGVLISIAWLYTAYRLGRGFTHAKLLPYESQRVWSTYWESVWGLLLIVVVMGGIYAGVFTPTEAAAMSAVYAFFVSTCVYGDMPIKKVPKVLLDSASMSAMLLYIITNAVLFSFLMTSESIPQQMASWILAQGLGPIAFLLVVNVLLLLAGNVMEPSSIVLIMAPILFPVAQKLGIDPIHFGILMVVNMEVGMCHPPVGLNLYVASGITKMGITELTVAVAPWLFAMIGFLLLVTYVPAVSTWLPYALK, encoded by the coding sequence ATGCTGCTCACGGGCATGCCGGTGTCCATTGCACTGGGCCTGACGGTGCTCACCTACCTGTTCACCATGACGCAGGTACCGATCGAATCGGTGGCCATGAAGCTGTTCACGGGCATCGAGAACTTCGAGATCATGGCGATCCCGTTCTTCATCCTGGCCGGCGGCTTCCTGACGCATGGCGGCGTGGCCAAGCGCATGATCAATTTCGCCACCAGCATCATCGGCCACCTGCACGGCGGTCTGGGCCTGGCGGGCGTGCTCGCCTGCGCCATGTTCGCGGCCATTTCAGGCTCAAGTCCGGCCACGGTCATGGCCATCGGCTCGATCATCCTGCCCGCCATGTTGCAGCAAGGATTCCCCAACAAATTCGGTGCGGGCATCATCACCACGTCGGGCTCGCTGGGCATCCTGATCCCGCCCTCCATCGTCATGGTGCTGTATTCGGTGTCCACCAACACCTCGGTGGGCGACCTGTTCATCGCCGGGGTCGTACCGGGCATCTTGCTGGCGCTGCTGCTGGGTTTCGTGACCTGGTACATGGCGCGCAAAAACAACTACCCCCGGTTCTGCGAATTCGAACAGCACAGTCCCACGACCGCTACCGGCTACGCCCTGTGGGGCCTGCTGCTGTGCGTGGGCTTTACCATCGTGCCGCCGGCAATTGCCATCGCGCTGCTCTATGGCCTGCTGTCCCTCACCGCTCCGGCTGTGGCTCAGGGCATAGGCCTGTTCGGCGTACTGATATCGATCGCATGGCTCTACACGGCCTACCGCCTGGGCCGGGGCTTCACCCACGCCAAGCTGCTGCCCTACGAATCGCAGCGCGTATGGTCCACTTACTGGGAAAGCGTCTGGGGTCTGCTGCTCATCGTCGTGGTCATGGGCGGCATCTACGCCGGCGTGTTTACGCCGACCGAGGCTGCCGCCATGAGCGCGGTGTACGCCTTCTTCGTCTCGACCTGTGTCTATGGCGACATGCCCATCAAGAAGGTCCCGAAAGTCCTGCTGGACTCGGCCAGCATGAGCGCGATGCTGCTCTACATCATCACCAACGCGGTGCTGTTCTCCTTCCTGATGACCTCCGAGAGCATTCCACAGCAAATGGCCAGCTGGATCCTGGCCCAGGGTCTGGGCCCCATCGCATTTCTGCTGGTGGTCAACGTGCTGCTGCTGCTGGCCGGCAACGTCATGGAGCCTTCGTCCATCGTGCTTATCATGGCACCCATCCTGTTTCCGGTCGCGCAGAAACTGGGCATCGACCCGATTCACTTCGGAATCCTGATGGTCGTGAACATGGAAGTCGGCATGTGCCACCCACCCGTCGGCCTGAACCTGTACGTGGCCAGCGGCATCACCAAGATGGGGATCACGGAACTGACGGTGGCCGTGGCGCCATGGCTTTTCGCGATGATCGGGTTCCTGCTGCTGGTGACCTACGTGCCCGCAGTCTCCACCTGGCTACCCTATGCGCTGAAATGA
- a CDS encoding cation-translocating P-type ATPase, which yields MKLINNAQVAGGAGLLLAIALALHLAGFAQWKDYVLIGSSLFAGYFIAIKAFKALRMKAFSIELLVTIAVVGALIIGEYVESAVVTFLFIFGGYLESRTLEKTRSSLRELIDQTPTEATVIRAEGHIKVPVEEVVKGDRVLIRSGEKVAVDGVIAAGRALIVEAAITGESVPAGKAVGDRVFSGTILDSGYIEVTADRVGDDTTFAKIIEMVEEAQESRTKTQKFLDRFAQIYTPGIVVLSILVYAVSRNVELALTFLVIACPGALVISAPVSMVAGIGNGARNGVLVKGGEIMEKLSRIDAVVFDKTGALTKGKPEVTDIKSWGMDDSTLLRMVADAEKVSEHHLGQTIVGEARKRELSLAHEPQDVEIVKGGGMIATVAGRHLAIGNRKLMVDQGVTIDADAEAYAINREKAGNTAVLVAVDRQLAGVISIADQIKPEAKAAIAQLRDAGVKKAIMLTGDNRHTAQLVGDELGLDAVHAELLPQDKVAWVKKLTSEGYRVAMVGDGVNDAPALAMADVGLAMGTGGTDISMETADIVLMSDRLDQFSHAYSLSKATVRNMKQNTALAVGTVVLLLAGVLLGKIFLASGMLIHELSVLIVTLNAIRLIRYRAPGAFARALPRPRSQFA from the coding sequence ATGAAACTTATCAATAATGCCCAGGTCGCTGGCGGCGCAGGTCTGCTGCTGGCGATCGCACTGGCGTTGCATTTGGCGGGGTTCGCCCAATGGAAGGACTATGTCTTGATTGGGTCTTCGTTGTTCGCCGGCTATTTCATTGCCATCAAGGCCTTCAAGGCGCTGCGCATGAAAGCCTTCAGTATTGAATTGCTGGTGACCATCGCAGTCGTCGGCGCCTTGATCATTGGCGAATACGTTGAATCCGCTGTTGTGACCTTTCTCTTCATTTTTGGCGGGTATCTTGAATCGCGCACCCTCGAAAAAACGCGGTCTTCCCTGCGTGAACTGATCGACCAGACGCCGACGGAAGCCACGGTGATCCGCGCGGAAGGCCACATCAAGGTCCCGGTCGAGGAAGTCGTCAAGGGCGACCGGGTGCTGATCCGCTCTGGTGAAAAGGTTGCGGTGGACGGTGTGATTGCCGCAGGCCGGGCGCTGATCGTCGAAGCGGCCATCACAGGTGAATCCGTGCCCGCCGGCAAGGCTGTGGGCGACCGGGTGTTCAGCGGCACCATTCTGGACAGCGGCTATATCGAAGTCACCGCCGACCGCGTGGGCGACGACACCACTTTCGCGAAAATCATCGAAATGGTGGAAGAGGCACAGGAATCCAGGACCAAAACACAGAAATTCCTGGATCGATTCGCACAGATCTATACACCCGGCATCGTCGTTCTGTCCATCCTCGTGTATGCAGTGTCGCGCAACGTCGAACTCGCACTCACGTTTCTGGTCATCGCCTGTCCGGGGGCCCTCGTCATCTCGGCACCGGTATCCATGGTGGCGGGTATCGGTAACGGCGCGCGCAACGGTGTACTGGTCAAGGGTGGCGAAATCATGGAAAAGCTTTCCAGGATCGACGCGGTCGTTTTCGACAAGACCGGCGCGCTGACCAAGGGCAAGCCCGAAGTCACCGACATCAAGAGCTGGGGCATGGACGACAGCACGCTGCTGCGTATGGTGGCGGACGCCGAAAAGGTTTCCGAACACCATTTGGGCCAGACCATCGTCGGCGAAGCTAGAAAGCGTGAGCTTTCCCTGGCGCACGAGCCGCAAGATGTGGAAATCGTGAAGGGCGGTGGCATGATCGCTACCGTAGCGGGCCGGCATCTGGCCATCGGCAACCGTAAACTTATGGTGGATCAGGGCGTGACCATCGATGCGGATGCCGAAGCCTATGCAATCAATCGCGAGAAAGCCGGCAACACCGCGGTGCTGGTGGCGGTCGATCGGCAGTTGGCGGGGGTTATCTCGATTGCGGACCAGATCAAGCCCGAGGCCAAGGCCGCCATCGCACAACTGCGGGATGCCGGCGTGAAAAAGGCCATCATGCTCACCGGCGACAATCGCCATACGGCGCAACTGGTGGGCGACGAGCTCGGCCTGGATGCGGTTCATGCTGAACTGTTGCCGCAGGACAAGGTGGCCTGGGTCAAGAAGCTGACGAGCGAAGGCTATCGCGTGGCGATGGTCGGCGATGGCGTCAACGATGCGCCGGCACTGGCGATGGCTGACGTCGGTCTGGCGATGGGGACCGGCGGGACCGACATCTCGATGGAAACAGCCGATATCGTGCTGATGTCGGACCGGCTGGACCAGTTTTCCCATGCGTATTCGCTATCCAAGGCTACCGTGCGCAACATGAAGCAGAATACGGCCCTGGCCGTGGGCACCGTCGTCCTGTTGCTGGCCGGCGTGTTGCTGGGCAAGATCTTCCTGGCGTCAGGCATGCTGATTCATGAATTGAGCGTGCTGATCGTGACCCTCAATGCAATTAGACTGATACGCTACCGGGCGCCGGGAGCGTTTGCGCGAGCCCTGCCACGACCCAGGAGTCAATTCGCATGA
- a CDS encoding Crp/Fnr family transcriptional regulator, whose product MSMNSVPESSETGGGHVRVLCVSRVPIFNHLPPKALESVAKKAFMRTYERGEFIHGPGDKSDKLFIVHRGSVKVYRLSDSGKEQLVRILKAGDFAGELDLFSSSDYDSYAEAMQTSQVCTIHQADVRELLLEYPDIGLHVLAELSRRLGASEKQTAAIATASINARLALYLADQAEQANSSDFSLPMSRRNLASFLGTTPETVSRRLGEFEAAGWIRQTGQRQIAIIDLDALLLAE is encoded by the coding sequence ATGAGCATGAATTCTGTTCCTGAATCGTCTGAAACAGGGGGCGGCCACGTGCGGGTCCTGTGCGTGTCGCGGGTCCCGATCTTCAACCACTTGCCGCCCAAGGCGCTTGAGTCTGTCGCCAAGAAGGCGTTCATGCGCACCTATGAGCGAGGGGAATTCATTCATGGGCCCGGCGACAAATCGGACAAACTGTTTATCGTCCATCGAGGAAGCGTCAAGGTCTATCGTCTTTCCGATTCAGGCAAAGAGCAACTCGTCCGGATATTGAAGGCGGGTGATTTCGCGGGCGAGCTCGACCTGTTCTCTTCGAGCGATTACGACTCCTATGCCGAAGCCATGCAGACATCCCAAGTCTGTACGATCCACCAGGCCGATGTGCGCGAGCTGCTGCTCGAATATCCCGACATCGGCCTGCATGTGCTGGCCGAGCTGTCGCGGCGCCTGGGAGCCAGTGAAAAACAAACAGCGGCCATTGCCACCGCATCGATCAATGCCAGGCTGGCGCTGTATCTGGCCGATCAGGCGGAACAGGCAAATTCCAGCGACTTCAGCTTGCCCATGAGCCGTAGAAACCTGGCGTCGTTCCTGGGCACCACGCCCGAAACCGTCAGCCGTCGATTGGGTGAATTCGAGGCGGCCGGCTGGATCAGGCAAACGGGGCAACGCCAGATCGCCATCATCGATCTGGATGCGTTGCTGCTGGCTGAATAG